From the Daucus carota subsp. sativus chromosome 8, DH1 v3.0, whole genome shotgun sequence genome, one window contains:
- the LOC108198167 gene encoding glutathione S-transferase T3-like: MYPFLSGQNFSTSLPQFGNDPTPINVQESPLSQFSTFNSREVIDLNDNSIEVEDIRENSVQWKWEEDKLLISAWLNVSIDPLTGTDQKGETFWERIRQYCEESDHGLIKRGVVAIRKRWQRINEGAQKYGACFEKAQKLIGSGSNMDDIIEKAHILHKDTYGKKCNFDKHWSELRRQPKWRTPTTNSGSTKRTKLSDSGAYSSSANNETPDDNNIVESPVHPKGTKAAKRKAKGKKKIVDVDAERYEEMTAVQCRKLSLLEEFNKNHEKEMDLKIIMADTSIMTEAQREVHASLVEEIRRKNRK, encoded by the coding sequence ATGTATCCTTTTCTTTCTGGCCAAAATTTTTCAACATCACTTCCACAATTTGGAAATGACCCGACACCAATAAATGTTCAAGAATCTCCACTGTCACAATTTTCTACTTTTAATAGTAGAGAAGTCATAGATTTGAATGATAATAGCATTGAAGTTGAAGATATACGAGAAAATAGTGTTCAATGGAAATGGGAGGAAGATAAGCTTTTAATCAGTGCTTGGTTAAATGTCTCAATTGATCCACTAACCGGTACAGATCAGAAGGGTGAAACATTTTGGGAAAGGATTCGTCAATATTGTGAAGAAAGCGATCATGGTCTTATCAAAAGAGGGGTTGTAGCTATAAGAAAAAGATGGCAACGAATCAATGAAGGGGCTCAAAAATATGGAGCATGCTTTGAGAAAGCACAGAAATTAATTGGAAGTGGCTCAAATATGGATGATATAATAGAGAAAGCCCATATTCTCCACAAAGATACATATGGTAAGAAATGTAACTTTGATAAGCATTGGAGTGAGCTTCGGAGGCAACCAAAATGGAGAACTCCTACAACAAATAGCGGGAGTACAAAGAGAACTAAATTAAGTGATTCTGGAGCTTATTCGTCATCAGCTAACAATGAGACACCAGATGACAATAATATTGTGGAATCCCCGGTTCATCCTAAAGGCACAAAAGCTGCAAAGAGAAAAGCAAAGGGAAAGAAGAAAATCGTGGATGTGGATGCTGAACGCTATGAAGAAATGACAGCGGTTCAATGTAGGAAGCTATCTTTATTGGAAGAATTTaacaaaaatcatgaaaaaGAAATGGACTTAAAGATCATTATGGCAGACACAAGTATAATGACTGAAGCTCAACGTGAAGTGCATGCATCGCTGGTTGAAGAAATAAGAAGGAAAAATAGGAAGTAA